TCCAGAGCTTGAGGGCGTCGAAGCGGCGGGTGGTCTGGAGCGACTTGTCGACCTGGTTGGGGATCTGCTCGGCGAGGGTCCGCCGCGGGTTGAGGTAGTCCGCGTGGTAGGTGGCGTGGCGCAGGGTCGCGCCGTCGCGGACCAGGACGGCGGAGGAACTCACCGGCTGGAAGAAGGACTTGTGGTAGTCGACGGTGACCGAGTCGGCGCGCTCGATGCCGTCGAGGAGGTGGCGGCGCTTGAGCGAGGCGAGCAGTCCGCAGCCGTAGGCGGCGTCGACGTGCATCCAGGCGCCGTACTCCTCGGCGAGGGCGGCGATCTCGGGCAGCGGGTCGATGGAGCCGAAGTCGGTGGTGCCGGCGGTGGCGACGATCGCCATCGGGACGAGGCCCTCGGCGCGGCAGGTCTCCAGTTCGGCGGCGAGGACGACGGACTGCATCCGCTTGTTCCTGTCGACCGGGACCGAGACGACGGCGTCGGGGCCGAGGCCGAGGAGGGTGGCCGACTTCTGGACGGAGAAGTGGCTGCACTCGGAGGAGAAGATGCGGAGCTTCGACAGGTCGGTGGTGCCGGCCTCCTGGCGGGCGAGCAGCAGCGCCTGGAGGTTGGACTGGGTGCCGCCGCTGGTGAAGACGCCGTCGGCGAGCGGGCCGAGGCCGATGCGGGCGGCGGTCCAGTCGATGAGCTTGCGCTCGATGAGGGTGCCCCCGGCGGACTGGTCCCAGGTGTCGAGGGAGGAGTTGACCGCCGAGAGGACGGCCTCGCCGAGGACGGCGGGGATGACCACCGGGCAGTTGAGGTGGCCGAGGTAGCGGGGGTGGTGGAAGTAGACCGCGTCGCGGAGGTAGACGTCCTCCAGCTCGTCGAGGGCGGCGGAGGCGTCACCGAGGGGACGGTCGAGGTCCACGGCGTCGATCACGGGCGCCAGTTCGGCGGGGGTGACGCCGGTGAACGGGCCGCTCGTCGTGGCGAGTTTCCTCGCCACCCGCTCGACCCCTTCGGTGACGGAGCGTCGGTAGCTCTCCGCCGTCGTGTCGTTGAGCAGGTGCGAACGCATGTGGGGGCCCTTCCGGGATGAGGGACGCGGTCTACAACCGGTGATGTCGAAGTAAGGTTAGCCTAACCTAATTTAGTACGACAACGGCCCCCCAACCGATGAAGGTTGAGGGGCCGTGAGATGACGAGCGGGAGCGCTGCGCCCGAGCCTAGGCGGTCTCGTCCCGCTCCGCGTCCTGTGTCGTCTCGTCCGGCACCTCGCGCAGGGCGTCCTCCGACAGCCCCTTGCGCCAGTAGCCGACGAACGTCACCCGGCGCCGGTCGAGCCCGCGCTCGCGCACGAAGTGCCGCCGCAGCGCCTTGACCGCTCCGGACTCGCCCGCGATCCACACGTACGGCGACTCCCCGGGCAGCTCCGCGCCCGCGATCGCCTCCAGGCCGGAGGGCGCGCCCTCCTCCCGGACCAGCCAGGTGACCGTGGCGTCGGCCTCCGTGGCGAGCTCCATCCGGTCGCCGGAGTACGGCACTTCGAGGAAGACCTGGGCACGGGTCTCGGCCGGCAGCCACTCCAGGATCGCGGAGGCGGCGGGCAGCGCCGTCTCGTCCGCCCAGATCAGCACCGAGTCGGCGCCCTCCGGCAGCCGGAAGCGGACACCGGTGTTGTCGGCGACCGCCGGGCCGAGCACGACCACCCGGTCACCGCGCTTCGCGTGCTGCGCCCAGCGGCAGGCCGGGCCGCCGTCCTCGTGGACGGCGAAGTCGATGTCGATCTCGTCCACCGGCTCCGTGCGCTGGGCACGGACGGTGTACGAGCGCATCACGGCCCGGACGTCGTCGGGCATGGCCCGCCAGGCGCCGAGGATCCCGTACATGTCGGGGTCGTCCAGCGGCGGCAGGACCGGGGCCTCCTGGCCGGGGTGGGGCAGGAAGAGCGAGAGCGACTGGTCGCGCCCGCCGGCGGCGAAGCCCTTCAGCTCCCCGCCGGTCGCTCCGGTGAAGGTGACGCGGACCAGTGACGGGCCGAGCCGCCGTGTCCGGTCGACCTGGAGGGAGAAGAACTGGAACGGGGCGGTCTCGGCGTTCGTCATCGGGTCAGGACACCTTCTTCGCGTTCTCCAGGGCGGTGGCCAGGTCCTCCAGGAGCGGGGCGCACTTGGCGTAGGAGTAGACCGGCTCGGTCACGCGCGGGAAGACCTGGCCGGCCTTGACGGCGGGCAGCGCGGCCCAGGTGGGCTTGGCCTTCAGCTGCTCCGGCTGGAGGGTGCCGGTGCGGTTGTCGAGGAGGATGACGTCGGCCTTGTACTTGTCGACGTTCTCCCAGCTGAGGAGCTCGAACCAGCCGGACGGGTCCAGCTTCGTCGGGACGACGAGGTTGATGCCGAGCTCCTGGAAGAAGAGCGTGTCGGTCGGGCGGACCGGGGTGGAGACGTAGAAGGTGTCCGGGGCGCCGGAGCCGATGAGAACCTTGATGTCCTTCTTGCCCTGGGCGACCTTGCGCAGGCGCTCGGCGGCGGCCTCGAAGCGGGCCTTGTCCTTCTTGACCTGCTCGCTCTGCACGTCGGCGCCGAGCGAGGCGGCCAGGTCGGCGTGGCGCTGGAGGACGGACGGCATCGACTTGCCGGCGGCCCACAGGGCGACGCTGGGCGCGATCTTCAGGATCTTGGCCTTCTGCTCCTCCGGCACGTACCAGAGGGCGTCCTTCTCCCACATGTCCGTGATGAGGACCTCGGGCTGGAGCTTGAGGTACTCCTCGATGTTGAACTCGCCCCAGACGTTGCCGATGACCTTCACCTTGGTGATGTCGAGGTCGCCGGCCTGGACGTCGGCCTTCTTCGCCTTGGTCTTCGGGTCCTCGACGTAGGTCGGGCCGAAGACGCCGGTGACCTCGACGCCGAAGTCCTTGAGGGCGGCGGCCGTGCCGGTGAAGGCGACGATGTTCTTCGGCGTCGACTTGGTCTTCACGGTCTGGCCGCGGTCGTCCTTGAACTCCCAGGAGCCGGACTTGGCGGAGGCGGACGCCGAGGAGCCGGTGCTCTTCTTGTCGTCACCGCAGGCGGCGAGCACGGCGCCGAGCCCGAGGGCGCCGCCCGCGGCGAGGATGCCGCGGCGGGTGAGGGAGGTGGCTCGGGCGTTGCTGGGCATGGCGGGATCGCTTTCGATACGTGCCGGGGTCGGCCTGGGCAAGTCGAGGGTAGGTTAGCCTAACCTCACACCGACCGACAGAGCCGGGCCCGCGAGGTCTGGATCACACACCGGGGACGCCCCGCGGTCGCGGCGGCACCGGCAGGCACGAGCCGCCACCCCGCCGCCCCTCCACGCCCCCGTCCACTTCCACGCCGGGCCACTTGAGGCACCGCCAGGTCGAAGCGGCGGGCCCACCCGCCGAGGCGGAGCCGCCACGCGTCCCCGCCGTGGCCACCGCCCGCAGGCCGGCCGGGTTCGCGAGACCGGCGGGCGGGGGTGGATCGCGGCGCGCATGCGTCGGGCGCACGGGCCGGTCGCTCTGCGTGACATCCCCCTACCCAGAGTCAAGGTCTGGACCAATAGGCACATCCGGGCCGATGATCATGCGGTCTCTGCCCGATTTCGGGCAGGATTCTTGCGAGAACCGGGGGGTACCCCTCAGTATTCATGGGTGCTCGAACGCCGCCCGTCCCATGACGACCTCATCGACCATCTGATGCGCAGCACCGCGCTCCAGCGTGGTGAGGCCGCCCGGGTGGTGCTCGACGTGCTGGCGTACTTCGACGAGACGACCGAGGAGTTCGTCCGCCGCCGCCACCGCGAACTGCAGTCCGGCGGTGCCGTGAACGCGGAGATCTTCGAACGGATCGCGGGCGAGCTGCCGCACCGGGCCGTCGCACCGCCGGAGCTCTCGCTCCGGCAGCTGCGCCGGATCGTCTACGGCTAGCCCGGTCCCGTCCAGGCCCGAGCAGCACCACCATCACCAACCGGAGGGGTTTCCTTTATGTGCGGAATTGTCGGTTACATCGGTAAGCGCGACGTGGCGCCGCTGCTCCTTGAGGGCCTGGCCCGCCTGGAGTACCGCGGTTACGACTCCGCCGGCATGGTCATCAACAGCCCGAAGAGCGCGGCGCTGAAGATGGTCAAGGCCAAGGGCCGGGTCCGTGACCTGGAAGCCCGCGTCCCCAAGCGCTTCTCCGGCACCACCGGCATCGCGCACACCCGCTGGGCCACCCACGGCGCGCCCAGCGACCACAACTCGCACCCCCACCTGGACCCCGAGAACAAGGTCGCGGTCGTCCACAACGGCATCGTCGACAACGCCCAGGAGCTCCGCGCCAAGCTGGAGGCCGACGGCGTCGTCTTCGCCTCCGAGACCGACACCGAGGTCATCACCCACCTCGTCGCCCGCTCCCAGGCCGAGACCCTGGAAGACAAGGTCCGCGACGCGCTCAAGGTCATCGAGGGCACCTACGGCA
The Streptomyces roseofulvus genome window above contains:
- a CDS encoding aspartate aminotransferase family protein → MRSHLLNDTTAESYRRSVTEGVERVARKLATTSGPFTGVTPAELAPVIDAVDLDRPLGDASAALDELEDVYLRDAVYFHHPRYLGHLNCPVVIPAVLGEAVLSAVNSSLDTWDQSAGGTLIERKLIDWTAARIGLGPLADGVFTSGGTQSNLQALLLARQEAGTTDLSKLRIFSSECSHFSVQKSATLLGLGPDAVVSVPVDRNKRMQSVVLAAELETCRAEGLVPMAIVATAGTTDFGSIDPLPEIAALAEEYGAWMHVDAAYGCGLLASLKRRHLLDGIERADSVTVDYHKSFFQPVSSSAVLVRDGATLRHATYHADYLNPRRTLAEQIPNQVDKSLQTTRRFDALKLWMTLRVMGADGVGELFDEVCDLAAAGHDLIAADPRYDVVVEPQLSTLVYRYVPEAVTSPAEIDRANLYARKALFASGEAVVAGTKVDGRQYLKFTLLNPETTVSDIAAVLDLIAGHAEQYLGENLVHA
- a CDS encoding siderophore-interacting protein produces the protein MTNAETAPFQFFSLQVDRTRRLGPSLVRVTFTGATGGELKGFAAGGRDQSLSLFLPHPGQEAPVLPPLDDPDMYGILGAWRAMPDDVRAVMRSYTVRAQRTEPVDEIDIDFAVHEDGGPACRWAQHAKRGDRVVVLGPAVADNTGVRFRLPEGADSVLIWADETALPAASAILEWLPAETRAQVFLEVPYSGDRMELATEADATVTWLVREEGAPSGLEAIAGAELPGESPYVWIAGESGAVKALRRHFVRERGLDRRRVTFVGYWRKGLSEDALREVPDETTQDAERDETA
- a CDS encoding ABC transporter substrate-binding protein, with the protein product MPSNARATSLTRRGILAAGGALGLGAVLAACGDDKKSTGSSASASAKSGSWEFKDDRGQTVKTKSTPKNIVAFTGTAAALKDFGVEVTGVFGPTYVEDPKTKAKKADVQAGDLDITKVKVIGNVWGEFNIEEYLKLQPEVLITDMWEKDALWYVPEEQKAKILKIAPSVALWAAGKSMPSVLQRHADLAASLGADVQSEQVKKDKARFEAAAERLRKVAQGKKDIKVLIGSGAPDTFYVSTPVRPTDTLFFQELGINLVVPTKLDPSGWFELLSWENVDKYKADVILLDNRTGTLQPEQLKAKPTWAALPAVKAGQVFPRVTEPVYSYAKCAPLLEDLATALENAKKVS